A window from Drosophila nasuta strain 15112-1781.00 chromosome 3, ASM2355853v1, whole genome shotgun sequence encodes these proteins:
- the LOC132792492 gene encoding serine protease inhibitor 42Dd-like, which yields MLEVMALIYKLPQISALMAKMLLLIVVLLQAPLPFAQDQSSIFSRGLAKFSINVYTKLVANNPNDNIIFSPFSIQTCAAMARLGASGRTAAQLDRGLNLISNNAIEIAESFHNVLAAFEKSSVLRIANKIYIKSGYQLRDEFSSLIFKKFLSGVEPIDFTQNEKAARAINSWVEQRTENLIKELISPSALHQDTQLVLINAVHFKGTWAHQFPKIDTRNEKFYLNNDNSIKVPMMKLTKRFRYAELDFLDATALELPYKDSDWSLLILLPNRKSGLPHLERKLGGTQLSQIRKKLYLTDVIVKLPKFKSEFKVELKNTFKQLGMSEMFSDKADFSRMITSPEQLKVSKIFHKAVIDVNERGTEAAAATAIVFLPKMGHIKPLKPKKFNADHPFNYYIINNQSTVLFAGKLLNP from the exons ATGTTAGAGGTGATGGCGTTGATTTATAAACTTCCACAAATCAGTG CCCTTATGGCAAAAATGCTGCTCCTCATCGTGGTCCTATTACAGGCTCCACTGCCTTTCGCCCAAGACCAGTCCAGTATATTCTCGCGTGGCTTGGCTAAATTCTCCATCAACGTGTACACCAAGCTTGTAGCAAACAACCCCAATGACAACATCATTTTCTCGCCCTTCTCAATCCAAACCTGTGCAGCCATGGCGCGCTTGGGAGCCAGCGGCAGAACAGCAGCCCAATTGGATCGCGGTCTAAATCTGATTTCCAATAATGCGATAGAGATTGCCGAGAGTTTCCACAATGTACTAGCAGCATTCGAAAAAAGTAGCGTTCTTCGCATTGCCAACAAAATCTACATCAAGAGTGGCTATCAGCTGAGGGATGAGTTTAGTTCACTAATCTTTAAAAAGTTTCTATCCGGTGTCGAGCCTATAGACTTTACCCAAAATGAAAAGGCTGCACGTGCCATTAATTCCTGGGTGGAACAACGAACCGAAAACCTTATAAAAGAACTGATTTCACCAAGTGCATTGCATCAAGATACGCAATTGGTGTTGATCAATGCAGTACACTTTAAGGGAACCTGGGCCCACCAATTCCCAAAGATTGACACCAgaaatgaaaagttttatttGAACAATGACAATAGCATCAAAGTACCCATGATGAAATTGACGAAGAGATTCAGATATGCGGAACTAGATTTTCTTGATGCCACTGCACTGGAATTACCCTACAAAGACTCAGACTGGTCCCTGCTAATTTTGTTGCCTAATAGGAAGAGTGGTTTGCCACATCTGGAGAGGAAACTTGGCGGAACTCAGCTTTCCCAAATTAGGAAAAAACTCTACTTGACCGACGTAATTGTGAAACTGCCAAAGTTCAAATCAGAATTCAAGGTGGAGTTGAAAAACACTTTTAAGCag TTGGGAATGTCCGAAATGTTCTCGGATAAGGCTGATTTTAGTAGAATGATCACAAGTCCGGAGCAGTTAAAAGTGTCGAAAATCTTTCACAAGGCTGTTATCGACGTCAACGAAAGGGGCACTGAGGCAGCTGCAGCCACAG CAATTGTATTTCTTCCTAAAATGGGTCACATAAAACCACTGAAGCCAAAAAAATTCAATGCAGATCATCCATTTAACTATTATATCATCAATAATCAAAGTACTGTGCTCTTTGCTGGAAAGCTACTTAATCCTTAA
- the LOC132792465 gene encoding serine protease inhibitor 42Dd-like: MANMLLLIVVLLQAALLFAQDQSSIFSRGLAKFSINVYTKLVADNPNDNIIFSPFSIQTCAAMARLGASGRTAAQLDRGLNLISNNAIEIAESFHNVLAAFEKSSVLRIANKIYIKSGYQLRDEFSSLIFKKFLSGVEPIDFTQNEKAARAINSWVEQRTENLIKDLISPSALPQDTQLVLINAVHFKGTWAHQFPKIDTRNEKFYLNNDNSIEVPMMKLTKRFRYAELGFLEATALELPYKDSDWSLLILLPNRKTGLPHLERKLRGTQLSQIREKLYLTEVTVKLPKFKSEFKVELKNTFEQLGMSEMFSDKADFSRMITSPEQLKVSKIFHKAVIDVNERGTEAAAATSIVFIPIMGHIKPLKPKKFNADHPFNYYIINNQSTVLFAGKLLNP; the protein is encoded by the exons ATGGCAAACATGCTGCTCCTCATCGTGGTGCTATTACAGGCTGCTCTACTTTTCGCCCAAGACCAGTCCAGTATATTCTCGCGTGGCTTGGCTAAATTCTCCATCAACGTGTACACCAAGCTTGTAGCAGACAACCCCAATGACAACATCATTTTCTCGCCCTTCTCAATCCAAACCTGTGCAGCCATGGCGCGCTTGGGAGCCAGCGGCAGAACAGCAGCCCAATTGGATCGCGGTCTAAATCTGATTTCCAATAATGCGATAGAGATTGCCGAGAGTTTCCACAATGTACTAGCAGCATTCGAAAAAAGTAGCGTTCTTCGCATTGCCAACAAAATCTACATCAAGAGTGGCTATCAGCTGAGGGATGAGTTTAGTTCACTAATCTTCAAAAAGTTTCTATCCGGTGTCGAGCCTATAGACTTTACCCAAAATGAAAAGGCTGCACGTGCCATTAATTCCTGGGTGGAACAACGAACCGAAAACCTTATAAAAGATCTGATTTCACCAAGTGCATTGCCTCAGGATACGCAATTGGTGTTGATCAATGCGGTACACTTTAAGGGAACCTGGGCCCATCAATTCCCAAAGATTGACACCAgaaatgaaaagttttatttGAACAATGACAATAGCATAGAAGTACCCATGATGAAATTGACAAAGAGATTCAGATATGCGGAACTAGGTTTTCTTGAAGCCACTGCACTGGAATTACCCTACAAAGACTCGGACTGGTCCCTGCTGATTTTGTTGCCTAATAGGAAGACTGGTTTGCCACATCTGGAGAGGAAACTTCGCGGAACTCAACTTTCTCAAATTAGAGAAAAACTCTACTTGACCGAAGTAACTGTGAAACTGCCAAAGTTCAAATCTGAATTCAAGGTGGAGTTGAAAAACACTTTTGAGCag CTGGGAATGTCCGAAATGTTCTCGGATAAGGCTGATTTTAGTAGAATGATCACAAGTCCGGAGCAGTTAAAAGTGTCGAAAATCTTTCACAAGGCTGTTATCGACGTCAATGAAAGGGGAACTGAGGCAGCTGCAGCCACAT CAATTGTATTTATTCCTATAATGGGTCACATAAAACCACTGAAGCCAAAAAAATTCAATGCAGATCAtccatttaattattatatcatCAATAATCAAAGTACTGTGCTCTTTGCTGGAAAGCTACTTAATCCTTAA
- the LOC132788092 gene encoding antichymotrypsin-2-like isoform X1: protein MALIYKLPQISGHIAKMLLLIQALLQAQDQSSIFSRGLAKFSINVYTKLVANNPNDNIIFSPFSIQTCAAMARLGASGRTATQLDRGLNLISNNEIEIAESFHNVLAAFEKSSVLRIANKIYIKSGYQLRDEFSSLIFKKFLSGVEPIDFTQNEKAARAINSWVEQRTENLIKDLISPSALDENTQLVLINAVHFKGTWARQFLEFDTRNENFYLNNDNSIKVPIMIMTERFRYAKLDFLDATALELPYEDSNWSLLILLPNRKTGLPHLERKLRGTQLSQIREKLYLTEVTVKLPKFKSEFKVELKNTFEQLGMSEMFSDKADFSRMITSPEQLKVSKIFHKAVIDVNERGTEAAAATAMIAELTSLRIPLQKPKNFYADHPFNYYIINNQSTVLFAGKLLNP from the exons ATGGCGTTGATTTATAAACTTCCGCAAATCAGTG GCCATATAGCAAAAATGCTGCTCCTGATCCAGGCCCTATTACAAGCCCAAGACCAGTCCAGTATATTCTCGCGTGGCTTGGCTAAATTCTCCATCAACGTGTACACCAAGCTTGTAGCAAACAACCCCAATGACAACATCATTTTCTCACCCTTCTCAATCCAAACCTGTGCAGCCATGGCGCGCTTGGGAGCCAGCGGCAGAACAGCAACCCAATTGGATCGCGGTCTGAATCTGATTTCCAATAATGAGATAGAGATTGCCGAGAGTTTCCACAATGTACTAGCAGCATTCGAAAAAAGTAGCGTTCTTCGCATTGCCAACAAAATCTACATCAAGAGTGGCTATCAGCTGAGGGATGAGTTTAGTTCACTAATCTTTAAAAAGTTTCTATCCGGTGTCGAGCCTATAGACTTTACCCAAAATGAAAAGGCTGCACGTGCCATTAATTCCTGGGTGGAACAACGAACCGAAAATCTTATAAAAGATCTGATTTCACCAAGTGCTTTGGATGAAAATACGCAATTGGTGTTGATCAATGCAGTACACTTTAAGGGAACCTGGGCTCGTCAATTCCTAGAGTTTGACAccagaaatgaaaatttctaTTTGAACAATGACAATAGCATCAAAGTACCCATAATGATAATGACGGAGAGATTCAGATATGCGAAACTAGATTTTCTTGATGCCACTGCACTGGAATTGCCCTACGAAGACTCAAACTGGTCCCTGCTAATTTTGTTGCCTAATAGGAAGACTGGTTTGCCACATCTGGAGAGGAAACTTCGCGGAACTCAGCTTTCTCAAATTAGAGAAAAACTCTACTTGACCGAAGTAACTGTGAAACTGCCAAAGTTCAAATCTGAATTCAAGGTGGAGTTGAAAAACACTTTTGAGCag CTGGGAATGTCCGAAATGTTCTCGGATAAGGCTGATTTTAGTAGAATGATCACAAGTCCGGAGCAGTTAAAAGTGTCGAAAATCTTTCACAAGGCTGTTATCGACGTCAATGAAAGGGGCACTGAGGCAGCTGCAGCCACAG cAATGATCGCCGAACTTACGAGTCTTCGCATACCCCTACAGAAGCCGAAAAATTTCTATGCGGACCATCCATTTAACTACTATATCATCAATAATCAGAGTACTGTGCTTTTTGCTGGAAAGCTACTTAATCCTTAA
- the LOC132788092 gene encoding alaserpin-like isoform X2 produces the protein MALIYKLPQISAMARLGASGRTATQLDRGLNLISNNEIEIAESFHNVLAAFEKSSVLRIANKIYIKSGYQLRDEFSSLIFKKFLSGVEPIDFTQNEKAARAINSWVEQRTENLIKDLISPSALDENTQLVLINAVHFKGTWARQFLEFDTRNENFYLNNDNSIKVPIMIMTERFRYAKLDFLDATALELPYEDSNWSLLILLPNRKTGLPHLERKLRGTQLSQIREKLYLTEVTVKLPKFKSEFKVELKNTFEQLGMSEMFSDKADFSRMITSPEQLKVSKIFHKAVIDVNERGTEAAAATAMIAELTSLRIPLQKPKNFYADHPFNYYIINNQSTVLFAGKLLNP, from the exons ATGGCGTTGATTTATAAACTTCCGCAAATCAGTG CCATGGCGCGCTTGGGAGCCAGCGGCAGAACAGCAACCCAATTGGATCGCGGTCTGAATCTGATTTCCAATAATGAGATAGAGATTGCCGAGAGTTTCCACAATGTACTAGCAGCATTCGAAAAAAGTAGCGTTCTTCGCATTGCCAACAAAATCTACATCAAGAGTGGCTATCAGCTGAGGGATGAGTTTAGTTCACTAATCTTTAAAAAGTTTCTATCCGGTGTCGAGCCTATAGACTTTACCCAAAATGAAAAGGCTGCACGTGCCATTAATTCCTGGGTGGAACAACGAACCGAAAATCTTATAAAAGATCTGATTTCACCAAGTGCTTTGGATGAAAATACGCAATTGGTGTTGATCAATGCAGTACACTTTAAGGGAACCTGGGCTCGTCAATTCCTAGAGTTTGACAccagaaatgaaaatttctaTTTGAACAATGACAATAGCATCAAAGTACCCATAATGATAATGACGGAGAGATTCAGATATGCGAAACTAGATTTTCTTGATGCCACTGCACTGGAATTGCCCTACGAAGACTCAAACTGGTCCCTGCTAATTTTGTTGCCTAATAGGAAGACTGGTTTGCCACATCTGGAGAGGAAACTTCGCGGAACTCAGCTTTCTCAAATTAGAGAAAAACTCTACTTGACCGAAGTAACTGTGAAACTGCCAAAGTTCAAATCTGAATTCAAGGTGGAGTTGAAAAACACTTTTGAGCag CTGGGAATGTCCGAAATGTTCTCGGATAAGGCTGATTTTAGTAGAATGATCACAAGTCCGGAGCAGTTAAAAGTGTCGAAAATCTTTCACAAGGCTGTTATCGACGTCAATGAAAGGGGCACTGAGGCAGCTGCAGCCACAG cAATGATCGCCGAACTTACGAGTCTTCGCATACCCCTACAGAAGCCGAAAAATTTCTATGCGGACCATCCATTTAACTACTATATCATCAATAATCAGAGTACTGTGCTTTTTGCTGGAAAGCTACTTAATCCTTAA